From one Butyricimonas faecihominis genomic stretch:
- a CDS encoding Wadjet anti-phage system protein JetD domain-containing protein, with protein sequence MITAAEIRKKTERKYVDYLRSVVAGSEFEPIVIPCDKKASASMDEYQHELTDIRSQSKEVKGFGYTIEWKTVKTKALGEQDLPERVLFRSASDVERFLLKGGEVSQFRKDVAMLFNEFPQLRPWVERYPLKVIENASSWPDLLKVLRYFVANPCPELYIRELPIEVHTKFIERNKGVLRELLDIVIVEHVCSDEKEFEKRFGLRYDEPWVRIRVLEASIASEYFSGVDDLTMPQSQFCALSLPVQKVFVVENKVNFLTFPKLAGSLLIWGHGFTVGILKSVPFMRHASLYYWGDIDVQGFEILSQFRSYFPQTQSLLMDRATFDTYFEGDKGTPSNVSKPLHLTPAEATLYNHIKSHNLRLEQEKIPQKCIENIFNSSLKISQV encoded by the coding sequence ATGATAACGGCAGCAGAAATACGTAAGAAGACGGAACGCAAGTATGTGGATTATTTGCGTTCAGTGGTCGCTGGCTCTGAGTTTGAACCAATTGTGATTCCTTGCGATAAGAAAGCGAGCGCATCGATGGATGAGTATCAGCACGAACTGACGGACATCCGTTCGCAATCGAAAGAGGTGAAGGGCTTTGGTTACACGATTGAGTGGAAAACAGTGAAAACGAAAGCATTGGGCGAACAGGATCTGCCTGAGCGTGTGTTGTTCAGGAGTGCATCGGACGTTGAGCGCTTCTTGCTGAAGGGTGGTGAAGTGTCACAGTTTCGCAAGGATGTGGCGATGTTGTTTAATGAGTTTCCGCAGCTTCGTCCATGGGTGGAACGCTATCCACTTAAGGTGATTGAGAATGCTTCCTCTTGGCCTGATTTGTTGAAAGTTTTGCGCTATTTTGTGGCGAATCCTTGTCCAGAGTTGTACATTCGTGAATTGCCTATTGAGGTGCACACCAAGTTCATTGAGCGCAATAAGGGAGTGCTTCGTGAGTTGCTGGATATTGTCATTGTAGAGCATGTCTGTTCGGATGAGAAGGAGTTCGAAAAGCGCTTTGGATTGCGATACGATGAGCCATGGGTGCGCATTCGTGTGTTGGAAGCATCGATTGCGAGTGAATACTTTTCTGGTGTAGACGATCTGACGATGCCTCAGAGTCAGTTCTGTGCGTTATCGTTGCCTGTGCAGAAGGTGTTTGTGGTGGAGAATAAAGTCAACTTCCTGACTTTTCCCAAGTTGGCAGGAAGTCTGCTGATTTGGGGGCATGGATTCACCGTTGGCATCCTCAAGTCTGTTCCATTCATGCGGCACGCTTCCCTATACTATTGGGGCGACATTGATGTACAGGGCTTCGAAATTCTCTCGCAGTTCCGCAGTTATTTTCCCCAGACGCAAAGCCTTCTGATGGATCGCGCTACCTTTGACACCTATTTTGAAGGCGACAAAGGCACTCCAAGCAATGTATCAAAGCCTCTCCATCTTACCCCTGCGGAAGCCACACTGTATAATCATATCAAGTCTCACAACCTACGTCTAGAGCAAGAGAAAATTCCGCAAAAATGTATTGAAAATATATTCAATAGTTCGTTAAAAATTAGCCAAGTCTAA
- a CDS encoding AAA family ATPase: protein MIAEIRFKNMFSFRDEAILSFEADRSKDMESYHVVELGGGVRLLKVAVIYGANASGKSNIIKVCDFIKSFITYTPLNKAEQIQVVPFLLNKTSSKQLSEYSISFYLKNEEKVVCYVYSVALDRWHVAKESLIYYPSQQPATIFERNTENNVSVIKFGQKIKMSQAVKEEITLKCLHNMSVFAAYMQVNTHIVELETVLQYLTNQVMPAIVPASSLGRYAEESIKNESAKDYILRYLQEADFNISNITSKEQETHKGPINYTMYQHKVSSDYGNNDYYEFLELFESDGTIRTFGLAAQVQKILEKDAFLAVDEIESSLHPKLIEYIIERFLKESEQAQLLLTTHYDGLLGEEDLLRKDNVWFTEKNLDGSSVLYPLTDFKGLNRISSFQKAYKFGKFGAVPNL, encoded by the coding sequence ATGATAGCAGAAATTAGATTTAAGAACATGTTCTCATTTAGAGACGAGGCTATATTAAGTTTTGAAGCTGATAGAAGTAAGGATATGGAATCATATCATGTTGTTGAATTGGGTGGCGGTGTGAGACTATTGAAAGTGGCTGTTATTTATGGAGCAAATGCTTCGGGTAAGAGTAATATTATTAAGGTTTGTGATTTTATCAAGTCATTCATTACTTATACTCCACTTAATAAGGCAGAACAAATTCAAGTAGTCCCGTTTCTCCTGAATAAAACAAGTTCAAAGCAGTTATCTGAATATTCGATTTCGTTCTATTTGAAGAATGAGGAGAAAGTTGTTTGTTATGTCTATTCAGTAGCTTTAGATAGATGGCACGTAGCAAAGGAAAGTTTAATTTATTATCCAAGTCAACAGCCTGCTACTATATTTGAAAGAAATACTGAGAATAACGTATCTGTTATTAAATTTGGACAGAAAATCAAGATGTCGCAAGCTGTCAAAGAGGAAATAACATTGAAGTGTTTGCATAATATGTCAGTTTTTGCTGCCTATATGCAGGTGAATACACATATTGTAGAACTAGAGACGGTTCTTCAGTATCTAACCAATCAGGTTATGCCGGCTATTGTACCTGCATCATCTTTAGGTCGTTATGCCGAAGAATCAATCAAGAATGAGTCAGCAAAAGATTATATTTTGAGATATCTGCAGGAAGCAGATTTTAATATTTCAAATATTACTTCCAAAGAACAGGAAACGCATAAGGGGCCGATTAATTATACTATGTATCAGCATAAAGTTTCATCTGATTATGGTAACAATGATTATTATGAGTTCTTGGAACTGTTTGAATCGGACGGCACTATTCGTACATTTGGCTTGGCTGCTCAAGTACAAAAGATTCTTGAAAAAGATGCTTTTCTCGCAGTTGACGAGATTGAATCTTCTCTTCATCCAAAATTGATAGAATACATCATTGAACGTTTTCTAAAAGAATCAGAACAGGCACAGTTGTTGCTCACAACGCATTATGATGGACTGTTAGGAGAGGAAGATTTGCTTAGAAAAGATAATGTTTGGTTTACTGAAAAGAATCTGGATGGTTCAAGTGTACTGTATCCTCTGACAGACTTCAAGGGATTGAATAGGATCAGTTCTTTCCAAAAGGCATATAAGTTCGGTAAATTCGGTGCAGTTCCTAATCTATAA
- a CDS encoding ribonuclease P, translating into MYYEEEQATEIIGCSCTLLTPYKGYTEGEVVGDYGSEIVVRLNNGKEVVEYRDEVLIYD; encoded by the coding sequence ATGTATTACGAAGAAGAACAGGCAACAGAGATTATCGGGTGTTCTTGTACTTTACTAACACCTTACAAAGGATATACTGAGGGCGAAGTGGTTGGCGATTATGGCTCTGAAATAGTGGTAAGGCTCAACAACGGCAAAGAAGTAGTGGAATACCGGGACGAGGTACTAATCTATGACTAA
- a CDS encoding DUF3375 domain-containing protein, whose product MDMQVEEITQILRESPSVRLIKSRSVDFFLSFVIEAFEGQSAIMQERLHMLLENRLDEQENALVEDNLEMTRLGESNEQKAKRLIKDWTDKGFLTNYQNEEGEVIYEISSHTSKLMDWVVSLKKEDYIGTESKFKTLFAQLKELVEYSNEDREKRLELLRAKKMEIEHQIQRLEMGEEVEVYEDYQIEPRYNSLNKLAKELLSDFKEVDDNFKGIIKEIYERQTDNAEKKVLLNYIFDAYGELKQSQQGKSFYAFWEFLLSADLQKEWDELTGALYETLENRGIDAHDMFLREMKKHLFDAGEKVAKTNDRMSEKLSRIIRQNGQMNAEVTKQVINDIKKLLIEATKQKEKPEASLEYETIDINLPVERPLTLAPIKETVYKDKPDMAELSLDDLERIGKLYNPYHIDRLVLRDRINKVLYDRQQTTLAEVIERNEGVEKGLSEVFGYIGVLKEYKTVVNEERQQYIVFAENKTISIPEIIITR is encoded by the coding sequence ATGGATATGCAAGTAGAAGAAATAACACAAATATTACGAGAGTCACCAAGCGTACGACTCATAAAATCAAGAAGTGTGGATTTCTTCTTGTCTTTTGTCATTGAGGCGTTTGAGGGACAGTCGGCTATAATGCAGGAACGCTTGCACATGCTACTGGAGAACCGACTGGATGAGCAGGAAAATGCGTTGGTGGAGGATAATCTTGAAATGACAAGACTAGGGGAGTCGAACGAACAGAAAGCAAAACGACTCATCAAAGACTGGACAGACAAGGGATTCTTGACCAACTATCAGAACGAAGAGGGAGAGGTGATATACGAGATTTCGTCGCACACAAGCAAACTGATGGATTGGGTGGTGAGCTTGAAAAAAGAGGATTACATCGGTACGGAATCGAAGTTCAAGACGCTGTTTGCCCAACTGAAGGAATTGGTGGAATACTCGAACGAGGACCGCGAGAAGCGACTGGAACTGCTCCGAGCCAAAAAAATGGAGATAGAGCATCAGATTCAGCGACTGGAGATGGGCGAAGAGGTCGAGGTGTATGAGGACTACCAGATAGAACCACGATACAATAGCTTGAATAAACTGGCTAAGGAGCTGCTTAGCGATTTCAAGGAGGTGGATGACAACTTCAAGGGGATTATCAAAGAGATATATGAGCGCCAGACAGACAATGCGGAGAAGAAAGTATTGCTGAACTACATCTTTGATGCGTATGGCGAACTGAAACAATCGCAACAAGGCAAGAGTTTCTATGCATTCTGGGAATTCCTGCTCTCGGCCGATCTGCAGAAAGAATGGGACGAGTTGACTGGTGCACTCTATGAAACACTGGAGAATAGAGGCATTGATGCGCATGACATGTTTCTCAGGGAAATGAAAAAGCATCTGTTTGACGCAGGCGAGAAGGTGGCGAAAACCAACGATCGCATGAGCGAGAAACTGAGTCGCATCATTCGCCAGAACGGACAGATGAATGCAGAGGTGACAAAGCAGGTGATTAATGATATAAAGAAACTGCTCATCGAAGCCACCAAACAGAAAGAGAAACCAGAAGCTTCGCTTGAATATGAAACTATCGATATCAATCTGCCAGTCGAGCGCCCTCTGACTCTGGCTCCTATAAAAGAGACTGTGTATAAGGATAAGCCTGATATGGCTGAACTGAGTCTGGACGACTTGGAGCGCATAGGCAAACTCTACAATCCGTATCACATCGATCGTCTGGTGCTGAGAGACCGCATTAACAAGGTGCTGTACGACAGACAGCAGACGACACTAGCAGAGGTGATAGAACGGAACGAGGGTGTGGAGAAAGGTCTGTCGGAAGTGTTTGGATACATTGGCGTGCTGAAGGAATATAAGACTGTGGTAAACGAAGAGCGCCAGCAATATATTGTTTTTGCAGAAAACAAAACGATATCAATTCCCGAAATCATAATAACACGATGA
- a CDS encoding RloB family protein: protein MRKARKNTATRQIIHIVGEGLTELFYFSHLKKILGYRYSISPRLFENNSIEKIEKKIKELLDEDVFVICVFDADVSRRSDAENKKMVSLKKKYENNANVILCDSLQSIEYWFLLHFEDTCRHFQDSAATERALKQYLPTYDKTRKYLEKDKWVKEILAGSKMDKACELAEKYKGRDSYSEIYKAIKKVSESL, encoded by the coding sequence ATGAGAAAAGCAAGAAAAAATACAGCGACCAGACAGATTATTCATATCGTCGGTGAGGGTTTGACTGAATTATTCTATTTCAGTCATTTGAAAAAAATACTTGGTTATAGATACTCTATTTCTCCTCGTTTATTTGAAAACAATAGTATTGAGAAAATAGAAAAGAAAATAAAGGAACTTCTGGATGAAGATGTCTTTGTAATATGTGTTTTTGATGCTGATGTTAGCAGGCGTTCTGATGCAGAGAATAAAAAAATGGTATCGCTCAAAAAGAAATATGAAAATAATGCTAATGTGATTCTTTGTGATAGCTTACAGTCAATAGAATATTGGTTTTTACTACATTTTGAAGATACATGTCGACATTTCCAAGATTCAGCAGCAACAGAAAGAGCATTAAAGCAATATCTGCCAACATATGATAAAACTCGGAAATACCTTGAGAAGGATAAATGGGTTAAAGAAATACTTGCAGGCTCAAAAATGGATAAAGCATGTGAACTGGCCGAAAAATATAAAGGTAGAGATTCTTATAGTGAGATTTATAAGGCGATTAAAAAAGTTAGTGAATCGTTGTAA
- a CDS encoding ATP-binding protein — protein sequence MKTQYARKQENPLFQNYPDEQVLSDLDLLKDGKLNYAALILLGKSEAIRKYLPQNNIVVGFRMYHSMIQYTARKEFQLPLFIAIDKAWDYINQPASNPLLHYNDGSYIFDIPSFNKEAIREAILNACCHRSMLIQSDVVIKQYPDSITITNAGGFLSGVDMNNILTVNSVPRSKLMSEILQKTGLVERSG from the coding sequence ATGAAAACCCAATATGCGCGAAAGCAGGAAAATCCGTTGTTTCAAAACTATCCCGACGAACAAGTGCTATCTGATTTGGATTTGTTGAAGGACGGGAAATTGAATTATGCGGCACTCATTTTGCTTGGGAAATCCGAAGCCATACGGAAATATCTCCCTCAGAACAATATCGTTGTAGGGTTCAGGATGTATCACTCGATGATACAATATACCGCTCGCAAAGAATTTCAGTTGCCGTTATTCATAGCGATTGACAAGGCATGGGATTACATCAACCAGCCTGCCAGCAATCCGCTTCTGCATTACAATGACGGCTCTTATATATTCGATATACCATCTTTCAACAAGGAGGCAATCAGAGAGGCGATATTGAATGCTTGCTGCCACCGCTCAATGTTGATTCAGAGCGATGTCGTCATCAAGCAGTATCCCGATAGTATAACCATTACCAATGCTGGTGGTTTTCTGTCCGGAGTGGATATGAACAACATTTTGACAGTGAACAGCGTTCCGCGCAGTAAGCTGATGAGCGAGATATTGCAGAAGACCGGATTGGTGGAGCGTTCCGGTTAG
- a CDS encoding metallophosphoesterase — MRIQYMSDLHFEFRENSRYIKQNRFPVTGDILVLAGDIFYLKDRVAPLGNFWKWASKNYRQVLIVPGNHEYYNYCDVMERGLQWRWMFKENVGYYQNQVLRIDDTDFIMSTFWSHIEPADEYFVWKGLNDFRQTMYKGKLLQTEAYNQMHDFCLGHIKKSLAESTAEHIVVVTHHLPTLQVVAPQHKGSVLNSAFASEYGDLIANSRINAWIYGHSHTNIDTEIGSTKVICNQMGYTFENEHVINGFDPGKFLTIENE; from the coding sequence ATGAGAATACAATATATGAGCGATCTGCATTTTGAGTTCAGGGAGAACAGCAGGTACATAAAACAAAACAGATTTCCGGTAACGGGCGATATACTCGTATTGGCCGGAGACATTTTCTATCTGAAAGACAGAGTGGCTCCTTTGGGGAATTTCTGGAAATGGGCATCTAAAAACTATAGGCAGGTTCTTATTGTTCCCGGGAACCATGAATATTACAATTATTGCGATGTGATGGAACGGGGATTACAATGGCGATGGATGTTCAAAGAGAATGTCGGTTATTATCAAAATCAAGTATTGAGAATAGACGATACCGATTTCATAATGAGCACATTTTGGTCGCATATCGAACCGGCAGACGAATATTTCGTTTGGAAAGGACTTAACGATTTCCGTCAGACCATGTACAAAGGGAAACTGCTCCAAACGGAAGCATATAATCAGATGCATGACTTCTGTTTAGGGCATATCAAAAAAAGTCTTGCCGAAAGTACGGCAGAACACATAGTGGTCGTGACTCACCACCTGCCTACTTTGCAGGTTGTTGCTCCTCAGCATAAAGGTTCCGTATTGAACAGTGCCTTTGCCAGTGAATACGGAGACCTGATCGCTAACAGCCGGATCAATGCTTGGATTTACGGACATTCGCATACCAATATCGACACAGAAATCGGGAGTACAAAAGTGATTTGCAACCAGATGGGATATACATTTGAAAACGAGCATGTAATCAATGGATTTGATCCAGGGAAATTTTTAACGATTGAAAACGAATGA
- a CDS encoding metallophosphoesterase yields the protein MNYKFDGSKVYFTSDTHFYHSNIIDFCKRPFKNVEDMNETLIENWNRVVGQDDIVFHLGDFCLGGSHEWTKILNRLNGKIYLILGNHDLKNIRQGYASRFELTSMQMHIEVDKQKIYLNHYPFLCYGGAYRNMWQLFGHVHTSKNNTGKDASRLDMLFPTQYDVGVDNNDFTPVSFELVKRIIQKQVEQANKNK from the coding sequence ATGAATTACAAGTTTGACGGAAGCAAGGTGTATTTTACATCGGACACGCACTTTTATCATTCGAATATCATTGACTTTTGCAAGAGGCCATTTAAGAATGTAGAAGATATGAATGAAACGCTGATCGAAAATTGGAACCGGGTAGTTGGTCAAGATGATATAGTGTTTCATCTGGGGGATTTTTGCCTGGGAGGATCCCATGAATGGACCAAGATTCTTAACAGACTGAATGGAAAAATCTATCTCATTCTCGGTAATCATGATCTAAAAAATATCAGGCAAGGGTACGCCAGCAGGTTTGAATTGACAAGCATGCAAATGCACATAGAGGTCGACAAGCAGAAAATCTACCTGAACCACTATCCGTTCCTCTGCTATGGAGGTGCTTACAGGAATATGTGGCAACTGTTCGGGCATGTGCATACGAGCAAGAATAATACGGGAAAAGACGCTTCACGGCTGGATATGCTCTTTCCGACGCAATATGATGTGGGAGTGGATAATAATGACTTTACTCCGGTCTCATTTGAGCTGGTAAAGAGGATAATCCAAAAACAGGTTGAACAAGCAAATAAAAATAAGTAA
- a CDS encoding DUF4194 domain-containing protein encodes MNATNIQPYSRAVVKLLKGIVEKDDVVWNDVLDYQSEILDYISVMGLELIVKKDEGFAFVKQLKLDDDKTLNMTSRRLYGFEVSVILIVLRQILEDFDSNPTESQASYKYVTATEIKEEAELFLPTTFNRAKFEKDLDRYIDSIVSFGFLVEAKHAEGEKRYKIHRIIKEKVTLDDLLEFKNKLNDYDAADESL; translated from the coding sequence ATGAACGCAACAAATATACAACCATACAGCAGGGCTGTGGTGAAACTTCTGAAAGGCATCGTAGAGAAAGACGATGTAGTGTGGAATGATGTACTCGACTACCAGAGCGAGATACTGGACTATATCAGCGTGATGGGGCTGGAACTCATCGTGAAAAAGGATGAGGGTTTTGCCTTTGTCAAGCAACTGAAATTGGACGATGACAAAACGTTGAACATGACGTCGAGAAGGTTGTATGGTTTTGAGGTGTCGGTGATACTCATCGTGTTGAGGCAGATACTCGAAGACTTCGACAGCAATCCAACAGAGTCGCAGGCTTCGTATAAGTATGTAACCGCCACTGAAATAAAGGAAGAGGCGGAACTGTTCCTGCCCACCACCTTCAATCGTGCCAAGTTTGAGAAAGACCTTGACCGCTATATCGACAGCATCGTCAGCTTTGGTTTCCTTGTGGAAGCAAAGCATGCTGAGGGCGAGAAACGCTATAAAATACATCGCATCATCAAGGAGAAGGTGACACTGGACGATCTATTGGAATTCAAAAACAAACTGAACGACTATGATGCAGCAGATGAATCTCTTTAA
- a CDS encoding ATP-binding protein, translating into MMQQMNLFNTSPEVAGFKLDYLEVWNWGTFDQKVYCMNTQGNNSLLTGANASGKSTLVDALLTLLVPLKRQRFYNQSSGVEKKGNRTEESYFFGNYGNQQQEGAASTTTLRLRDKGARSVLLASFCNVDKRVVTLFQVRYYTGEELKVLFGIAREPLTIKRDFSEFDLHGDWRKRLTKKYNTNDTRRKIEFFDGPVAYGEKMIALFGMRSDKALTLFNQIVGVKVLDDLDSFIRTNMLEEVPAEEKYQELKDNFQNLMEAKTNIDKVKEQIAQLEPINTLAKELMAIDTRIAELEQEKSVVAYWFAARTVDLCNEELVRCKSNLRKLEDELKALKVKKSELEQEQTCLSVAIEKDEVGQQIREIEKEINQKVKMRDNRKAKAEEYDKLAKTVELTQSPDAEVFDANRATAKHEKDALQVKIDRQLMEEKRQAQNRQDEINCTISERVDTIRYLQQHKNNISGRVAEIRDEILEAVGATAEEIPFIGELIRVKDIECDWEYAIERILHNFALRLVVPEKYYKQVNEYVNGHNLRGRIVYQRYEGTEPLREFEDRTLKVDSLLRKVEYKSKCLYLDWLEDRLFAEFNYSCVDSLADFNYLQEKAVTKEGLIKARGGKHEKDDRPETRGKEHYVLGWDNKEKIAMLQAEVRQLQQDEKEVATKVRRIEADTKNAQEKRETYSKLFDKYDKFDDIDWWSCALVIQQKEEQKRQLEETNDKVKMLQGQLERVRKELGALEEKFNEAIGNKALLENRENILKKQSNDCALALAQIGVVDTDAFESQHTDLLNVALVGLDKMRDTLQSDINSALRKQRETKGSKSGDLKNLIYRFKNPIEEITAKYRDWRSDVNRLPEAVEFVGEYQTYYQRLLDEDLPGFESRFNKYLQENIINKVSAFNMFFQNWRQSITKTIDQLNSYLVGIDFKDAPKTYIQLVAAKRLNVDLKEFQDLLSSAIPNIHEMNSTIDGSRIHFEQHIEPLMSRLQDESWRKLVMDVRGWYTYKAEEFYQDDDQKRNTYEAMGQLSGGEKAQLTYTILGSAIAYQFGLTKNGLDSSFRFIAIDEAFRAQDEDKARYLISLCKQLHLQLLVVTPSDNIHIVENDISYVHYVERKGDRSVLYNMPISEFKAERERSMEV; encoded by the coding sequence ATGATGCAGCAGATGAATCTCTTTAATACCAGTCCAGAAGTGGCAGGCTTCAAGCTTGACTATTTGGAAGTGTGGAACTGGGGTACATTCGACCAAAAGGTGTACTGCATGAATACGCAGGGCAATAACTCGCTGCTGACCGGTGCCAACGCATCGGGCAAGAGTACGCTGGTAGATGCTCTGCTCACGCTGCTAGTGCCACTGAAGCGCCAACGATTCTACAACCAATCATCGGGTGTGGAGAAGAAGGGCAACCGTACAGAGGAGTCGTACTTCTTTGGCAACTATGGCAATCAGCAGCAGGAGGGTGCAGCGAGCACTACCACGCTTAGATTGCGAGACAAAGGGGCACGTTCGGTACTTCTTGCATCGTTCTGCAATGTGGACAAACGTGTGGTGACGCTGTTTCAGGTGCGCTACTACACTGGCGAGGAACTGAAGGTGTTGTTTGGTATAGCTCGCGAACCGCTGACTATAAAGCGCGACTTTTCGGAGTTTGACCTGCATGGCGACTGGCGCAAGCGACTGACGAAGAAATACAATACGAATGACACAAGACGCAAGATAGAGTTTTTTGACGGCCCGGTTGCGTATGGCGAGAAGATGATAGCCCTCTTCGGAATGCGTTCGGACAAGGCGCTTACACTCTTCAATCAGATAGTGGGCGTGAAAGTGTTGGACGATCTAGACAGTTTCATCCGTACGAATATGCTCGAGGAAGTGCCGGCTGAGGAAAAGTACCAGGAACTAAAGGACAACTTCCAAAATCTGATGGAGGCGAAAACCAATATCGATAAGGTGAAGGAGCAGATTGCCCAACTGGAACCTATCAATACATTGGCAAAGGAACTGATGGCGATAGACACGCGCATAGCTGAATTGGAGCAAGAGAAGAGTGTGGTGGCCTATTGGTTTGCTGCGCGAACGGTGGATTTGTGCAACGAGGAGTTGGTGCGCTGCAAGAGCAACTTGAGAAAACTGGAAGATGAGTTGAAGGCGTTAAAGGTGAAGAAGAGTGAGCTGGAACAAGAGCAGACGTGCTTGTCGGTGGCTATTGAGAAGGACGAGGTGGGTCAGCAGATACGTGAGATTGAGAAGGAAATCAATCAGAAGGTGAAGATGCGTGATAACCGCAAGGCCAAAGCCGAAGAATACGATAAGCTGGCAAAGACGGTGGAGCTGACACAAAGTCCTGATGCAGAGGTATTCGATGCCAATCGTGCGACCGCCAAACACGAGAAAGATGCTCTGCAGGTAAAGATTGACAGGCAACTCATGGAAGAGAAGCGTCAGGCACAAAACCGTCAGGATGAAATCAACTGCACGATATCAGAGCGAGTGGATACTATACGCTATCTGCAGCAGCATAAGAACAATATCTCTGGTCGTGTGGCTGAGATTCGTGATGAGATACTGGAGGCTGTTGGTGCAACCGCCGAAGAGATTCCATTCATCGGTGAACTGATACGTGTGAAGGATATTGAGTGCGATTGGGAGTATGCCATCGAGCGTATTCTGCACAATTTTGCCTTGAGATTGGTGGTGCCAGAGAAGTATTACAAGCAGGTGAATGAGTATGTGAATGGTCATAATCTGCGAGGACGCATCGTGTATCAGCGATACGAGGGCACAGAGCCTCTTCGTGAGTTTGAGGATAGGACATTGAAGGTGGATTCGTTGCTCCGTAAGGTTGAATACAAGTCAAAGTGCTTGTATTTGGATTGGCTTGAGGATAGGTTATTTGCTGAGTTCAACTATAGTTGTGTTGATTCGCTTGCGGACTTCAACTATCTGCAAGAGAAAGCAGTAACGAAAGAGGGACTGATAAAAGCGAGAGGTGGTAAGCATGAGAAAGACGACCGACCAGAGACACGAGGCAAGGAACACTATGTGTTGGGCTGGGACAATAAGGAGAAGATTGCCATGCTACAGGCGGAAGTACGCCAGTTGCAGCAGGATGAAAAGGAGGTGGCAACCAAAGTCCGTCGTATAGAGGCAGATACAAAGAATGCTCAGGAGAAGCGAGAAACCTACTCGAAGCTGTTTGATAAATACGATAAATTTGATGATATCGACTGGTGGTCGTGTGCACTCGTCATTCAGCAAAAGGAAGAACAGAAGCGACAACTGGAGGAGACCAATGATAAGGTGAAGATGTTGCAGGGGCAATTGGAGAGGGTGAGAAAGGAACTTGGTGCACTTGAGGAGAAGTTTAATGAAGCTATCGGTAACAAAGCATTATTGGAAAATCGTGAGAATATACTCAAGAAACAGAGCAATGATTGTGCTTTGGCTTTGGCTCAAATAGGCGTTGTTGATACCGATGCTTTTGAGTCGCAACACACAGATTTACTGAATGTGGCATTGGTGGGTTTGGACAAAATGCGTGACACGTTACAGAGTGACATCAATTCCGCTTTGCGGAAACAACGTGAGACGAAGGGTAGCAAGAGTGGCGATTTGAAGAACCTGATTTATCGCTTCAAGAATCCCATTGAGGAAATTACCGCGAAGTATCGCGATTGGCGTTCGGACGTGAACCGTTTGCCCGAAGCCGTGGAGTTTGTGGGCGAATATCAGACCTATTACCAACGATTGCTGGACGAAGATCTGCCTGGGTTTGAATCGCGCTTCAACAAGTATTTACAGGAGAATATCATCAACAAGGTCAGTGCATTCAATATGTTCTTCCAGAACTGGCGCCAGTCTATCACCAAGACCATCGACCAATTGAATTCGTATCTTGTGGGCATCGATTTCAAGGATGCTCCAAAGACGTATATCCAGTTGGTCGCAGCCAAACGATTGAACGTGGATTTGAAGGAGTTCCAAGACCTTCTGAGTAGTGCAATCCCGAACATCCATGAGATGAATTCGACAATCGATGGCAGCAGGATTCATTTTGAACAGCATATCGAACCGCTGATGTCTCGTTTACAAGACGAATCATGGCGAAAGTTGGTGATGGATGTGCGTGGATGGTACACATATAAGGCGGAGGAGTTTTATCAAGACGATGATCAGAAGCGTAACACCTACGAGGCTATGGGACAGCTGTCAGGTGGCGAGAAGGCGCAATTGACATATACCATCCTGGGGTCAGCTATCGCTTATCAGTTTGGCTTGACTAAGAACGGACTCGACTCTTCGTTCCGCTTCATTGCCATAGATGAGGCTTTTCGCGCACAGGACGAGGACAAGGCTCGCTATCTGATTTCGCTCTGCAAACAGCTCCACCTGCAGTTGCTCGTGGTGACTCCGAGTGACAACATCCACATCGTGGAGAACGATATTTCGTATGTGCATTATGTGGAGCGCAAGGGCGACCGTTCTGTACTCTATAATATGCCTATCAGTGAGTTTAAGGCAGAACGTGAAAGGAGTATGGAGGTATGA